The Coregonus clupeaformis isolate EN_2021a chromosome 18, ASM2061545v1, whole genome shotgun sequence genome has a segment encoding these proteins:
- the LOC121550518 gene encoding BTB/POZ domain-containing adapter for CUL3-mediated RhoA degradation protein 3 isoform X2, with protein MEEMSGESVVSSAVPAATTRTTSFKGSSPSSKYVKLNVGGVLYYTTMQTLTKQDTMLKAMFSGRMEVLTDSEGWILIDRCGKHFGTILNYLRDGAVPLPESRRETEEMLAESKYYLVQGLADECQAALQNKESYEPFCKVPLVTSSKEEQRLIATSNKPTVKLLYNRSNNKYSYTSNSDDNMLKNIELFDKLSLRFNNRVLFIKDVIGDEICCWSFYGQGRKIAEVCCTSIVYATEKKQTKVEFPEARIYEETLNILLYESQDGRGPDNALLEATGGAAGRSHHLDEDEERIDRVRRIHVKRPDDRTHHHHQ; from the exons ATG GAAGAGATGTCAGGAGAGAGCGTGGTGAGCTCAGCAGTGCCGGCGGCTACAACCCGGACCACCTCCTTCAAGGGCTCCAGTCCCAGCTCCAAGTATGTGAAGCTGAACGTGGGCGGGGTGCTCTACTACACCACCATGCAGACCCTCACCAAGCAGGACACCATGCTCAAGGCCATGTTTAGCGGCAGGATGGAGGTCCTCACAGACAGTGAAG GCTGGATCCTGATTGACCGGTGTGGGAAACACTTTGGGACAATTCTGAACTACCTTAGAGACGGAGCGGTACCACTCCCAGAGAGTCGTCGGGAGACTGAGGAGATGCTGGCTGAGTCCAAGTACTATCTGGTCCAGGGCTTGGCTGATGAGTGTCAGGCTGCCCTTCAG AACAAAGAGTCGTACGAGCCGTTCTGTAAAGTTCCTCTGGTGACATCATCGAAGGAAGAACAGAGACTCATTGCCACCTCTAATAAG CCTACTGTCAAACTATTATACAACAGAAGCAACAACAAATACTCCTACACCAG TAACTCGGACGACAACATGTTGAAGAACATTGAGCTGTTTGACAAGCTGTCACTACGCTTCAACAACCGCGTGCTCTTCATCAAGGACGTGATCGGCGACGAGATCTGCTGCTGGTCCTTCTATGGCCAGGGCCGCAAGATCGCCGAGGTGTGCTGCACCTCTATTGTCTACGCCACCGAGAAGAAGCAGACCAAG GTGGAGTTCCCTGAGGCGCGGATCTATGAGGAGACCCTCAACATCCTGCTGTATGAGTCCCAGGACGGGAGGGGTCCCGACAACGCTCTGCTGGAGGCCACGGGGGGCGCCGCCGGCCGCTCGCACCACCTGGACGAGGACGAGGAGCGCATCGACAGGGTGCGCAGGATCCACGTCAAGCGGCCCGACGACcgcacacaccaccaccaccagtaa
- the LOC121550518 gene encoding BTB/POZ domain-containing adapter for CUL3-mediated RhoA degradation protein 3 isoform X1 produces MNKRCNMEIWPCGNPNPIKEEMSGESVVSSAVPAATTRTTSFKGSSPSSKYVKLNVGGVLYYTTMQTLTKQDTMLKAMFSGRMEVLTDSEGWILIDRCGKHFGTILNYLRDGAVPLPESRRETEEMLAESKYYLVQGLADECQAALQNKESYEPFCKVPLVTSSKEEQRLIATSNKPTVKLLYNRSNNKYSYTSNSDDNMLKNIELFDKLSLRFNNRVLFIKDVIGDEICCWSFYGQGRKIAEVCCTSIVYATEKKQTKVEFPEARIYEETLNILLYESQDGRGPDNALLEATGGAAGRSHHLDEDEERIDRVRRIHVKRPDDRTHHHHQ; encoded by the exons Atgaacaagcgctgtaacatggaaatatggccgtgtgggaaccctaaccctataaag GAAGAGATGTCAGGAGAGAGCGTGGTGAGCTCAGCAGTGCCGGCGGCTACAACCCGGACCACCTCCTTCAAGGGCTCCAGTCCCAGCTCCAAGTATGTGAAGCTGAACGTGGGCGGGGTGCTCTACTACACCACCATGCAGACCCTCACCAAGCAGGACACCATGCTCAAGGCCATGTTTAGCGGCAGGATGGAGGTCCTCACAGACAGTGAAG GCTGGATCCTGATTGACCGGTGTGGGAAACACTTTGGGACAATTCTGAACTACCTTAGAGACGGAGCGGTACCACTCCCAGAGAGTCGTCGGGAGACTGAGGAGATGCTGGCTGAGTCCAAGTACTATCTGGTCCAGGGCTTGGCTGATGAGTGTCAGGCTGCCCTTCAG AACAAAGAGTCGTACGAGCCGTTCTGTAAAGTTCCTCTGGTGACATCATCGAAGGAAGAACAGAGACTCATTGCCACCTCTAATAAG CCTACTGTCAAACTATTATACAACAGAAGCAACAACAAATACTCCTACACCAG TAACTCGGACGACAACATGTTGAAGAACATTGAGCTGTTTGACAAGCTGTCACTACGCTTCAACAACCGCGTGCTCTTCATCAAGGACGTGATCGGCGACGAGATCTGCTGCTGGTCCTTCTATGGCCAGGGCCGCAAGATCGCCGAGGTGTGCTGCACCTCTATTGTCTACGCCACCGAGAAGAAGCAGACCAAG GTGGAGTTCCCTGAGGCGCGGATCTATGAGGAGACCCTCAACATCCTGCTGTATGAGTCCCAGGACGGGAGGGGTCCCGACAACGCTCTGCTGGAGGCCACGGGGGGCGCCGCCGGCCGCTCGCACCACCTGGACGAGGACGAGGAGCGCATCGACAGGGTGCGCAGGATCCACGTCAAGCGGCCCGACGACcgcacacaccaccaccaccagtaa